The Nicotiana tomentosiformis chromosome 9, ASM39032v3, whole genome shotgun sequence genome contains the following window.
CAGTCCACGAGTGCTTTTTTAATGTTAACATGGTTTGATCATGTCAAAGGTAATTTTGACCCATACATTAATGTTTGAGAAGTTACAAATCATCTATTACTTAAAAGTCATAGTAGCTATATATGTATGCGATTACAAATTTGTCAATTTGTATGTAGTAACAATCCTTTCACGAACAAGTATATGATTAGATTTGCCACGTGAACGCTGAAATCAAAATTCACACTTGGTGAACTTAGCataaaattttctttctttcagagtctgaaacacaattctcaaatgctgctcatggtTCTCTACAATTCTATCTACATGAAGCTATATTGTTTGTGAAGTTAAACTTATAAAAATACTCTTTGTATCTGAAAAAGTGCCGGTAAATTTTATAGAAAGCACCAGCTTGAGGTTGTTCCAAATGTTGGACTTCAACAATAGTAATTACTGCTTCTTCAGTCTGAGAATCTGCTTGTTTGTCGCAAGGCCCAACTAAGAATTTGATTGAAACAAAAATCACATGGTTAGAGTTAATaaagtgataaaaatattttaaatttgaaacaaTACTCTTGTTTGTTTGAGTACATTAAATCCAATTATTTTAGGCCGGCGAGAGGGAGTGCAGAATAAGGTTTGATTTTATTGTGTCCATGGTAGTTCACCCTATCTACCTATTATCGGGTAAAAATAGTACGGGCTAGTAcgttttcggactgataattcaaaaatagccgcgtttgcaaagtcattaaaaaatagccactattttgctgcaacacggaccgttccagcataatatactggatattggtacacatgtgtatgaacttccagcctATTATGCCGGAACTGCAAcacgcgaaaagttccagcataatatactggagattggagcacttaTGTATCaatttccagcatattatgttggaccggtatattatactcgaactccagcatattatgttgtagttatactgaaactccagtatattatgctggaatatttttcggattttgaacagtgttttcgttcagatttatctttacatcgtgactaaattttgattacttttgaaactgtagctatttttcaattaaaacTTATAAATctgattatttttgaatttttcggttCAATTATTACTCACTCTCGAGATTGCAATTTGATATAGGACTCCTCTAAAGCAGCTCTAGTACGAACCTCAATATACCTTAATTATTTAAGTTAAGGAGATATTAACCATGTATTTGCAATATACCTTAGGATTTATTGCCAAaagttttatttattatttactaatATGAAGTTTAATTCAAAGTCCTAAATACATTTTTTTTCATTAGGCGACGTAATCTTTTCTTTCGTTTTCCTGAACTAAACAAAACTTTCTTTTGGATCTTTCGTCTTCTTCGCAATTTCTTTTCCCAAAATTCCCAAAATTCTTTGCTAAAAGAGCTAGGACTCAACTCTGCAAAACCCCCAAATGGACGAGGTGGTGGAGGAAGTAGAAAAAGTGAAAAAAGAGTTTGAAGAAACATACAAACAGACCCGACAACACATCAATTCCATTAAAGAATATGGCAAATCGACAAGATTAATTGCAGAAGAGAAAAGTTCACTCCCAAGATTGAATGGTGTTGCTCAAGATGGAATGAATCTGCTTCAATCACTTCAATTCAAGCTTGATCTCTTAGCCCCACAACTCCCTTTGGATGATCAAGTTGTAAAGACTCAGTCTTTGGCTCAATCTTGGAAAACCCAAATCCAAAGGTAGCTTTGCCTTACAAGAATCATACGCTGACTTGTACGTTGTGTACGTTATACTTGTCTGTTTGGATAGTTAATCTTGGAGAAGAAAGATGCCATGTCTTAATATGGGTGTGAATGCTAGGCTTCTAAGAGCCAACATATCCATAATCCATAAGTTGTATCATAAAAATGTGAACATTAAGATAGATGTGCAGTAATACAAGATCCGATAAGATGAGAAATTATCACATCAAATAAAGTATGCAAGTAGCACTCATATAGGATGAATTAAGAGAGGCGGTGTAGATGTTTTTGTCATTTCTTATGTTGGTCTCCGAATTTACAGTCCGTAAGTGTGACATTATGGTGGTTAATGTTGCTAAAAAGGATAGGTAGATCCAAAATCACAAGGAGGCAAGGTGTGTGGAAAGACCTACAATCTCTTAGAATCAATGCACATTTAGCTaacaacataaaaatccaagtaaAGGATCCATATGTGTGATACTTAAAAAACTAGTTGGCAATTAGGTTTTTGTTATTGTTCGTTACAGTTGCATTAAGTCTGAATATGGATAGATATTGGAATGAAATGGGTTCGAAGAGAAATTGATATAGAGCATTCCTATAAACAACCCCAACTAGTTTGGGATCGAGGCATAGTTGTTTGTTGTCCTCTTGAAAAAGCTCCATCCCAGGAGATGAGGAATCAATAATATATGCTTTTTTGGAAAAGTTGTTTCGTTCATTATTTATAGGTTTATTTGGGTATCATGTTCTGTGTAAGGTTTGGGCTGTTCATGAGTTTCTTCCACTGGATATTTAAACTTTTTACTCACTAACCATGATCATGGTGGGAGGACGACATGATACTATTCTCACTTTTGCATGTATGAAATTAGTTACTACCATATGCTTTCCTCTTCCTTCATTGTCTTTTAAATGTCTGTTTCAGCTTGAGGTTGAGTTTAAGAAATGCTAATTTACAAGCAAAGGCAAACATGAGGAAAGCTGCCCAAGAAGAGGTAATTTGTATATTTGTGTAGAGATTCTGTTTAGCATGCCAGAATTATTAATTTCCGGAACATCCTGCAATTTATCCTTCTTTGTGACTGATACTCACAAAAGAAATCATTCTGTCATCTTTGTTGATATGATGTCAAACACATGGAAATTTATTACCTGCAATATCTCCTCTTTTGGCGCTGATACTTACAAAAGATGTCATGTTGACATCTGCCTTCGTACGATGTCAGAGGGAGCTTCTGTTGGGAGGTGGAGAAGAATCTACAGTTCGCAGGCGAAATCTACAGTACGTGGTGCTTTTTAAGTCGTTATACTGCCGTGGTTATATCTTCTTTAAAAATTCATGCAGCTATGTTTTCGTGGGGAAGAAGTATCAAAATGTTTCTTTCTATTGAACTGAGGTGCCATATATCTAAACTATTTATGTATTTTCCAGGACAAAAGCTGGAATGACATCTGCAGCTGAAAGCATTACGGAGAGCCTGCGCCGCACTCGCCAACTTATGGTTCAGGTTATTGCCATCTTTCTTCTATTTTGATCTGCTTGATTTTAAGACCCATTTTCTTTTTactcatattattatttttgagCTTTGTGTGTTGCATAACGCTGCTTGTTCTCTTGTCGTTTATACTATGTTTACAGGAGGTTGAAAGAAGTGCAAGCACTCTAATGACAGTTGGTAAGTACCTTTCCATGTTTATGAATGACATTCACTCTTGGCATGATGTCTTTAATCTTTATTATCAGTTTACTTTATGTTGCTTCATTCAGATgacatttttcttttcttccctAGTTCTTTTGCTATTTATTGAGTCGTTGTTACTTCATAAAAAGATTTTGATTGCATGAAATGGATGGTTAAGAAAAAGTTCATATTGAGatgaaagttttttttttccttccccttttccttttttctttttgaagggTATATATAGGGATGGCAATGGGGCAGTGCGGGTACGGGTTTGAACCTATGTGGGGCGGGGCGGTTTTGTGACTGTGTGGGTGCGGGGCGGTTTAAAGTTTTTTAGAAAAAAATCTTGCGGTTTGCGGGCGGGTGCGGGTTGACGCGGGTGTGACCAAGAAACACATACTGATTCAAAATTATACATTAATGCTTATAACAGTCTACTAGTGTCGTACTATGTATTATTTTTCTTATTAGATTACATGGTTTCTCACCTTTATAAATAAGATGGACTTAGAGCTATTTGTACTTTTCCTTTCTTGATGATTTGGGGATTGAAGTCTCAAACGACTCATTGCAACATGAATAAAAAATGTTACAACAACCAAGCTTATAGCAATTGTAATTAAAAGACAAAAACTTAAACGGAAAACTCATTAATTTAGAAAAGTCTTCCTAACTTGCAAACCATtaatgaaaaaaagaagaagataaccTAAGACTTGAATATGGTAACAACTGCAAGACACTGTCGCTTTAATTTTGTTAGAAAGGTGCTTGTATAGGACTTGGgtttaaattaaattaatacTATTTCtggaaaatgaaaaagaagtttATGAATCTCATTTTTTACTATCaaattattcaaaaaaaaaaaatttaagaaaatttaAGCGGTGCGGGGCGGGTGAGGGTTTATGTGGGGCAGGGTGGGTTGAAAACAACAAATTACGCGATGCGGGGCGGCGCAGGTTGAAATCTTCGCGGGTTTATGTGGGTTTGCCCCGCAACCACACCACACCGCACAGCACCGTTTGACATCCCTAGGTATATAAGATATTTCTTTAAGAATGGTGCTATATCCACAGAAACATCAAAGAACTGCAGTTTTTCTTGCCATGCAACAAAAATAATGGGGCCTCTTTCTGGACATAATGTTAGGAAGTGTGTCAAACATTCTATAGGATGAATAAGTTTGTAATTACAGCGAAAACATATTCGGTTTGACAAGTATCCTGCTTGCTTCTGAATAGATTCTTCTTCTGTTACTTTTGATTATGCTTCTGAAGTAATGTGGAAAATAAACGTCATAAACCTCAATTTCTGATATATGCCATTTTTGTTGGTTAATTAAAGCTCTACTTAGAGCTAGGTCTTGTTGTATTATTTGACTGATCACCCAGGTTATGTACTAGGTTAAGTGCACTTAAATATGTTTACCTCACCGTAAAAGTAGCCTCTCTTATCTCTataagataggggtaaggtctgcgtacacactaccctccccagaccccatttatGGGAATACACtaggtttattgttgttgttgtttgcgGCATAAAAGCTTAATCGGCGTAAGGAAAAATGTAACCAGAATTTGACCAGAAAATACATTGAAGTTATTCATTACATTGCTTGATGGATCTGTCCCATCCAATGTGGTATGCTATACATGATTCGGTTTGGTTTCTTTGATGAGGCGTGTTCAAGAGATACACCTCTTGAAAGATGACAACAACATGGTTACTTTTACAATATGTGCATTTACTATCCAATGTGACGAGTCTGGTAGTCGGTTTTATGACTTTTGGACCGTATTCTTCATATCCTGAATGTGGAATGTAAGTTGAGACTAGATGACAATGTACACGGTCTGGATACTGCAGATGAATCAACAGGGGTATTAACGAAAGCTGAGAGTGAATACAAAGGCCACCGCTCCTTGCTAACAAGAACGCGGAGCCTTCTGTCCACAATGCAACGGCAGGACGTTCTGGACAGGTATCATGTGACAATGACTTTTATAAAATAACGTTGACCTTTCTTTGCAATTCTACTCTCAATTTTGTTGTATCCTACTTCTCCCTGCTAGTTAGTATGTTGTTTAAAAATGTATTTAACCTTTATTGCAACACTAACACGATTTTGAGCAGGGTGATACTGGTTGTTGGATTTGTTATTTTCTCCTTGGCCGTTCTTTATGTGGTGTCTAAGCGTATTGGCCTGCTCAAGTTGCAGCGTAAGCTAATTCAAGCTGTGAAGGCTGGTACAGCTGGACAGGTGGAGATAGTACCCGGAGTTGGTAGAGAAGGTGCAAATGTTGCTCAGGTTCAGATGAATCCTGCACCTGAGTTAAATGTACCCTTAGAACAAGCAATGCATGATGAACTTTGAATTCCtttttgttttgtacattttTTGTTACATGCAATTTCATCTATGAAGCTCCATATCTTGGTACAGCATTACAATAACATAGTTTTGTGTTCTTTTGTTTTTTCTATTATTCACAGCTTGCCTTGGTCCCTTCATCTTTGGTCTTTACCCCATTGgttatatattttttatcttGGTATTGTAGACATAGATAAACAGTATATGCCCAGTAATCTTTCAGAGAATGCATGTACAATCTTGTTGTGTTCTTGCACTTGGGCATAGCATACAATGGCGGAGGCAGGATTTCTGCTTAGGGATttcaaaaaagattttttttttaaaaagattgtGGCCAGAGGGAATAGAACCAGCAACCTCACAAAGGTTTTGAAGTCCCTTGATCACTGAGATACGCTTTTAGGCTGtgtcaaggggattcaacataTAGTTTATAGAAACACAAAACAAATTTTGCCTTATATGCACAGTATAATTTTCCAGCGAAGGAGATTCTGCTGAACCCCCTTCCGCCCCATAAATCCGCCCCTGATAGCATAATCTTCCCAATGACTAAAACAGAATAAAATGACATCTATTTCCtatttcaaccccaaaattgACATAGCAATACTCTTTGTAGATAACCAAATAAAATTGAGAAGGATGTAGAGTTCGAGCCATTTATAATTGGAAATAGGAAAATGAAGAAACTATTTTATACATGTATAATTAAGATTATGCTAAGAGCCAGAAATTTCTATGAGTTTTGGTGTTGAGAAGGTATCCTGCAGTTTGGCCTTTCCTCTGTACTGCAACACAGGTGCATTTGCTGTTCTCAATCAAATATTCTGCCATATCCATCCCCAGCCCTCTTAGCGATACACTTCGTCTTGGCCTGGCCACACAAATACAAGATTTACAATTTACTCTAACAAGAAAGAGAAAGGAAGTAAAGGATGTTGtgtggtttggggggggggggttacatGCACGTCCTAATTCCTGAGGGCCAACTGGCGCACGGTTTGAAACTCGATGGATAATGTGCTTGTTCCTCTACCTATTTCCACTTAGATAGCACGTGTTATGATTAGAACTCGTAATATACATCTACCATACATCACGCGCTACACACTTACCACTTGACCATAGCTCGGGGGCTATTATTACTTAGATTACCATATTTTATAGTTCTTGTAATTCTCATTTTGAATTAGCTAATGTGTGGAAGGATTACAAACTCACCGAAGTATTACGTTAGAAAGACTCCTTCTTTGACCTATAACAAGGACATCAATACCAAGGGATGCAGCTTTAGCAAGAATGATAGAAGCCTTTTCCTTGGCATTGCCATCCATTTCCACCGTCTCTGTACAAACCTTTATCTTAGGTTGCGCAACCTCACACGCATGTTTCATTGTCCCAAGAAAATCCATGTATCCCTTTCCTCCGCATCCTCTAACACCACCGTCTTCCGCCACATTGGAGAGCATGGACGACGACGGTGGTGATGCATAGGATGCTAGTGATTTCTTAAAGAAAGCACCGAACGGATTATTGTGTATGCCTCTTCCTTCTTCAGATTGAGAGGGTAGAGAGGTCGTGGACGTGGACGTGGACGAGAACGAAGATGTAGCTGAGTTTGGCAATGGCTTCTTGATGATAGAACCAAGGAGATTCCTCCATGCATTAGGGTTACCAACATGCAAAAGAATCAACATGTCATTTTCCGCGACTGCATGGGAGAGCGCGTATTGAAGGGCGGCTGCTGATTCACGAGTTGGATCGGCTACCACCATTACTTTTCGTGTTGAGTTCTTTCCATCTGCCATAATATGGTCTCTGGCCATTAGTTACCACCGCAACTGCAACCGCAGCCGTGAACCGCCCGCCTCCACCACCACCGCCAACGTTGGTTCTCTCCTAATGATAAAACCAGGGCTTGTGGGAATGGTAGAGGAACGGTAAACAAGGAAGAAAACAAGAATATGAGGCTGTCATCTTTTTAGGCTTCTCGTATATATATGATACCCATGTATATCTGTTAAAAGGGTAGTTTCCTATGCAAAAAAAATTGTGATTCCTAAACTTAATGCCTTTCTTACTGTCTGAAAAAGCCATTAGAAAGACCAAATGCATATCAACCTCTCGTGTTGAAAGGGTAACAAACTTTTGACCTTCTATGTTCtccatatatacatacatacaacttGTTCTGTTTACGATAAAATATACTATacttaattagaattttaatagtttatttgaagaataaaaattaaggggggaagaaaaggaaaaatacgTCATTAACTTATTATTAAGAGATAATATTTCGCTATGTATTAGATGCATCCTACAAGTGATTGTCCCAGTTTTGAAAGTTAAGCCTTCAGGAAAGCTTGGCTACAACCACAACTTGCAAATTCTCGACTATTTGAAGAACTTTGTTTGCATCTTTTTTATCTTAATCATGTTTTCTTAGAAGCAAATTGGGTTCTCAAGATCTTTTTATGCTCATGCATCTAGTTTCGGAAATTCATTGGCCCGACTAAATTAGATTCTTGAAATTCGCTAGCTTAGATCAACTCTCATATAATAGCTAGGGGCAACAAGCAAGGACTGTAAATTCGTTATATAACTCAACATGACTTTCAAACAGTACCAGAGTAGAAACTGCAAACCTTAACGTTAGCTTCTCAATCTCATCACGCATatttaaaggaaaaaaaaatatctaGAACAATAGCTTCATCACCAGAAATATGGAAATGACGTTGAATCCATAAAAAAACTGCATACTTTAATTACACTTTAAGGAAGAAAGTATGCAGCTACAATTGCATTAACAAGTAGCTTATTCCCTCCAGATGATAGTACATAAATCAGAAGCTTGGCAGTTTGAAATTATACCAAGGTTGTACTTATTAAGAACTAGTTCAAAAAAATCTCGAAAGTAATGACCCACCCTAACTCTGCTAAATTTGTCTTCCTCAGTGCAGACGACAGCAAACGATCTAGAAGCACATTTCGGGTACTTACAATTGTAATTGGGAGATACCAAGATGATGACCACTTAATATGCAGCTTCTGCATCAATAGCCAATCACTGAAATCACATCATATGGAACATGAGCAATATGATAAGAGAGGGAAGCAAAGGTCTAGTACTGCATATATTGACCAGGAAAAGAAAGAACTAAACAGAGCTCGCACGTGATCAGACAACAGCCAACATCAGCTTGTAGCATTTAATTTTTCTAAAAGGATTTTGTTCAAAAGTTTTGGATTTGCTTTGCCTTTCGATTCCTTCATCACCTAGTGATCACAAATGTGGAAAAAAATATTAGTCAGCTTGATGTCAAAACAATAAAATTCAAGGAGAACTAAAGGAAAACATACCTGGCCAGCAAAAAAACCTTGCAATTTAGTTTTACCACCACGGTATTGTTCTAGCTGCTTTGGATTATCTGCAATCACCTTATCTACCATTTTCTCAATCTCCGCAGTGTCAACAATCTGTTTATTCAAAAATAGAAAAGTACATCAGATTCCTTTCATAACGTGTATGCAAGTTGCCTAACTAGTTTCCAATTGCCAGTCATGTAAATCGACAACAACAAACACTTCTTTAGATCAAATAACTTCAAAAACATTACCACAAGGACAGTCAGTCTGAATTATAGATAGTTCACTTCGGTCAAGATTTGTTTCCGGACAAGATAGCTCATGGTAGAAATCCCTATTCAAGGCAGTGTAATCGAAAAACATGCACACACAGCTCGACACGCTTCAGAAGATAATTTTGGCAATTATCAATGCCATTTAAAGTAGATTTTGCACAAAGTTCTTACAGTCAAACTAACAGAGTTGTGCTGAGGCTTTTACAAAGCTGGGATAATAATAATTTAGTCATTAGGTTTTTAAAGCTTATACCATAATAATACCTCAATTTTCATCTCAACTTGTTATAAATAGGGTTTTGTTATGCAAATCGTTAAGCCTTGGAAGTAACACTAAGCATCAACCTAGTTAACATAATCTTCTGGCAATCTGAAGTTGGCTGGATGTCTATTTGAGGTGTATATTCCTCCTCAAGTATCTTTAGTTGTAGTTGTGTCATGATCAGCTTCCTCATTTTTAATCAAAGGATCTCTAAACGACTACAAGTCAGGTAATATGGTCTATGACTTTAACTCTACCTATCAGAATGAGGATAACTAGACGTAGTAAATGATGAAAGGTGATAATTATATGGTTTAGAAATTTAAAAGAACCCATTTCTATAGATAATTTAACAGCTCTTCAACGGAACAGCAAAGACATTTGACTTATATTGATTCGAAACAAGAGGAATAAACTAGAGTCCTTGCAATATTGCAAGCCAGCTTACCTGAACCAAATCCTTTTCTTTTATCAGTCCCTTGACAGTTCCACCCTTGGCCATTAGCTCAAATAAAATCTGTAAAGTTCAATGACAACTGATCAAACAGAAACATGCTAATTGA
Protein-coding sequences here:
- the LOC104086478 gene encoding uncharacterized protein produces the protein MARDHIMADGKNSTRKVMVVADPTRESAAALQYALSHAVAENDMLILLHVGNPNAWRNLLGSIIKKPLPNSATSSFSSTSTSTTSLPSQSEEGRGIHNNPFGAFFKKSLASYASPPSSSMLSNVAEDGGVRGCGGKGYMDFLGTMKHACEVAQPKIKVCTETVEMDGNAKEKASIILAKAASLGIDVLVIGQRRSLSNVILRPRRSVSLRGLGMDMAEYLIENSKCTCVAVQRKGQTAGYLLNTKTHRNFWLLA
- the LOC104086477 gene encoding uncharacterized protein, with translation MDEVVEEVEKVKKEFEETYKQTRQHINSIKEYGKSTRLIAEEKSSLPRLNGVAQDGMNLLQSLQFKLDLLAPQLPLDDQVVKTQSLAQSWKTQIQSLRLSLRNANLQAKANMRKAAQEERELLLGGGEESTVRRRNLQTKAGMTSAAESITESLRRTRQLMVQEVERSASTLMTVDESTGVLTKAESEYKGHRSLLTRTRSLLSTMQRQDVLDRVILVVGFVIFSLAVLYVVSKRIGLLKLQRKLIQAVKAGTAGQVEIVPGVGREGANVAQVQMNPAPELNVPLEQAMHDEL